One genomic window of Ruminococcus gauvreauii includes the following:
- the trpE gene encoding anthranilate synthase component I: MKRVLRAYRKTVSIVNESSVALFEGLSAGKKAFLLESYDKNYDRYTFMGVDPEEIIHSDSNGIVIEYRDGSVRAQQGNPLELLKAYYDQFQVTKDDGELPFTGGFVGALGYDFVRYSEDLPDKNPDEIGIETVQFMVTTKYIVIDHVAETLTGVCLREDTDRGRAEGEREAEQLVADARAKMKEAPCTYDHGGILKEKSDTREQYSEKVEKIKEYIREGHIFQTVLSQRWTIETKRSGLDLYKELRILNPSPYLYYFNFGEFEIIGSSPEMLVKQTDNRVYTCPIAGTRPRGRDKAEDERLKKDLLSDEKEKAEHVMLVDLARNDMGRISQFGTVKVTQFMEVQNYSHVMHMVSLVEGRKNGTYHPLDLTASFLPAGTLSGAPKIRAMEIIDELEDFRRGLYGGAVGYIDFNGNMDFCITIRTMIKKGKKVYLQAGAGIVADSVAESEYTECCNKVMALAKTLVKEEHL; encoded by the coding sequence ATGAAACGAGTATTGAGAGCATACAGAAAAACAGTCAGCATTGTAAATGAATCCAGCGTCGCGCTGTTTGAGGGACTTTCAGCAGGGAAAAAGGCGTTTTTGCTTGAAAGCTATGACAAAAACTATGACAGGTATACATTTATGGGGGTGGATCCGGAAGAAATCATTCATTCGGACAGTAACGGCATTGTCATTGAATACAGGGACGGAAGTGTAAGGGCACAGCAGGGAAATCCTCTGGAGCTTCTGAAGGCATATTATGATCAGTTTCAGGTCACGAAGGATGACGGAGAACTGCCATTTACCGGGGGATTTGTGGGCGCGCTGGGGTATGACTTCGTGAGATACTCAGAAGATCTGCCGGATAAAAATCCGGATGAGATCGGGATTGAGACCGTACAGTTCATGGTGACTACGAAATATATTGTGATTGACCATGTGGCGGAAACTCTGACAGGGGTCTGCCTGAGAGAGGATACGGACAGGGGACGCGCAGAGGGAGAACGCGAAGCAGAGCAGCTCGTAGCGGATGCAAGAGCGAAGATGAAGGAGGCGCCGTGCACGTATGACCACGGCGGAATTCTGAAAGAAAAATCGGATACACGGGAACAGTATTCTGAAAAAGTAGAAAAGATCAAAGAATACATTCGCGAGGGACATATCTTTCAGACGGTGCTTTCACAGCGGTGGACGATCGAGACGAAGCGGAGCGGACTGGATCTCTATAAAGAACTGCGCATCCTGAACCCGTCCCCGTATCTGTACTATTTTAATTTTGGTGAATTTGAGATCATCGGGAGTTCTCCGGAGATGCTGGTAAAGCAGACGGATAACAGGGTGTATACCTGTCCGATTGCCGGTACGCGTCCCAGAGGAAGAGATAAGGCTGAGGATGAGCGGCTGAAAAAAGACCTGCTCTCAGATGAGAAGGAAAAGGCGGAGCATGTGATGCTGGTGGATCTGGCAAGAAATGATATGGGACGGATCTCCCAGTTCGGAACCGTAAAGGTGACCCAGTTTATGGAAGTGCAGAACTATTCACATGTGATGCATATGGTTTCACTGGTTGAAGGCAGGAAAAACGGAACATACCATCCGCTTGATCTGACGGCTTCGTTCCTTCCGGCAGGTACTTTGAGCGGTGCGCCTAAGATCCGGGCGATGGAGATCATCGATGAGCTGGAAGATTTCCGGCGCGGTCTATACGGAGGTGCTGTCGGTTACATTGATTTTAACGGAAATATGGATTTCTGTATTACGATCCGGACGATGATAAAAAAGGGGAAAAAAGTATATCTTCAGGCGGGGGCAGGGATCGTGGCGGATTCTGTTGCGGAATCAGAGTATACGGAATGCTGTAATAAGGTGATGGCACTCGCAAAGACATTGGTTAAGGAGGAACATCTATGA